In Amaranthus tricolor cultivar Red isolate AtriRed21 chromosome 5, ASM2621246v1, whole genome shotgun sequence, a genomic segment contains:
- the LOC130814038 gene encoding uncharacterized protein LOC130814038 produces the protein MLYTLSITYFPNFSCLHLHTFTLVTYSVFHIVATGMCEWTKNSTSVQTFKKQVKLQFVVMVLSGTSQSSLLVRMGKSFNDTVQELLCPLRVISERHWTRCNKSLYLGFFTFIFSHLCLLDMEVIIFVL, from the exons ATGCTATATACTCTATCAATCACTTACTTCCCCAACTTTTCATGCTTACACTTACATACATTTACGCTTGTCACCTACTCTGTATTTCATATTGTTGCAACAGGTATGTGTGAATGGACCAAAAACAGCACCAGTGtacaaacttttaaaaagcaAGTAAAGCTTCAATTTGTGGTAATGGTATTAAGTGGAACTTCACAAAGTTCCTTGTTGGTTAGGATGGGAAAGTCATTCAACGATACGGTACAGGAACTCCTCTGTCCATTGAG GGTGATATCCGAAAGGCATTGGACGAGATGTAACAAATCATTATATTTAGGAtttttcacttttattttttctcatttatgTTTGTTGGACATGGAAGTTATTATTTTCGTTCtttaa